The sequence below is a genomic window from Dermochelys coriacea isolate rDerCor1 chromosome 17, rDerCor1.pri.v4, whole genome shotgun sequence.
CATCACAAAATAAAGAGAATAGTCTTTGCTTTGTGATGTTTGTAATGTGATTGTATATAATCACAAAGGAAATGCCTTTCAGATGTGTTCTAATTCAGGAGAATTGTAGATGGTGTGGTCATAAGACTGTCTTGTAACTATTGCATTTGAATAATTTAGTTTAAATACGATAACTTTTGGCAGCTTGTGTTCTTCTCACTGCTGGTCTTAGCTTTGTTAGTGCTGACTGTTTACTCTTTTCTTTTGGAATGTCTCAAGATTCACATGCTTCACAGGTTAccttttttggctttgtttttctcTAGCATCTGGTTCTGCCCTTTGGCATATTTTTTTATCTTGTTCATCTTCAGTTGGCTTTTCTTTATAAGGCAAAGCTCCAAGAATCAGTAGAAATTTATGGAATGCTTTGATGGAGGTGTTTATAACCTGAAAGGGTGCCATGAGATGACCAGTAGGGTAGCTGGCTTTGCTATCCATCATTAGTTATTTGccagtgtgtgtggtttttaaaaaaaaaaaaaaaaaaaaaaaaaaaagtgaagagcTAGGGAAGTTGTGCCAGTCTTGCAAAAGCAAGCTAAGACCAGTCTAGatcttgcaaaatattttcagagagaCAGAATTACAGGTAATACATCATTTTTGCAGCCTTTTATGTAATCACATTATAAAGACTTTTTTGCATGTATGATGTGGGTACAGCTACCTGCTACCATCTCTTCCCTCATGTACctgttgtgacagggtcgggccagatggctacaggagtgtgataaaggcagatatattagccttctgtagtgaggatacagaaggtgttgggaggaggccatggggaagtagcccagggagttgtagctgtcacacaggtgttacatgaaactgtagacagctgtgatccacagggccattggctggaacccagagtagaaggcGGGCTTGGGTTCCTCCCAATTCCCTGTTGGATACAggaagagttgacctggactgtgggccccaccagaggggaaggtcccggcctgtcccccgacccactaggtggaccagcagagactgtggggattgttctccttccttttccccatgctggccagtgatgagattAGTTAAGTGAACGGCaagtttgagccactagcaaaagtggccaaactgagggctgccgtgaatgtccgaggcaagcaaatccgccaataagcgcaagacccaccaaggcagaggaggaactttgtcacattgtGAAAAGTTGAATTCTGCTGATTCTCTCAAAGTAATCTGTAGATTTGAACATCTTAGTGTTGGTGGCAGGCGCCTTGACTCTGAATTTACTTCCTGCCTTGGTCTAGTATTGTCAAAGTTCAGGCTTCTAACTGCCTATTTGCTGTTCGTTATGTCAGggattctcaatctttttctttctggggGCCTGCAACGTCCTGTTAAACTCCACGGCCCccttgtgccacaacaactgtttttctgcatataaaagcaaaGACCAGCTTTAGCGGGCAGCAAGCAGGATGACTGCCCAGagtcccatgccacagggggccccatgaagctaaattgcttaggcttcagcttcagccccgagTGGAGGGGCTCGGGCCTCTGAGCTTCAACCCCaagtggtggggcttcagctttctgctctgggccccagcaagtctaatgccaatcCTGCTTTGCGGatcctctgaaacctgcttgcggcccccccagggggccctggatTCCTGGTTAAGAACTACTGCATTGTGAGATGAGTCTCCCTGAATCTAGTTaatatttataacttttaaaatctgtACCTGTGCCCAGAGAAGACCGGCCCCGAGgtagttttaaaaactgaaaaataagatACAGTATATTGGGAAAATGTCTTTGCTGTAGTTAGGAACTTCTGCATcatcttttcccctcttttttgaTTTTGACTGTTTGGTGAAGCTATGGTCTTTTTAATACTGTCCAAAAGAAGTTGGACTCTTGTACACAAACGCTAGTTCCTATCTAAACTGGATTATTCTTCCTATTTTCAGCATTTGGGATTGAATATTTCTTGTTTCTCTTTATACTATTAAATCATCTTTGTTAatctttgcttttttccccccttctccttctctctcccccaggtTGAGACTGAGCTGAAGTTAATCTGTTGTGACATTCTGGATGTACTGGACAAACACCTCATTCCAGCAGCTAACACGGGCGAGTCCAAGGTTTTCTATTATAAAATGTAGGTGACTTGTGGGCTTTGGGCAAGTGCCATCCTTATAGTTTGCATAAAATATTGAAATGTGAATTCGGTACTGGTGCCAGATTAACAGCCATGGAAATTAAAATTTTACAGCCATGGAATAGGTACTGCTGTATTGTGGAAATGTAGTCCTCTCCACTCTGTCCTACCACTTTGCTTACTTCAAGAAATAAGATGATGGTTTGGTCATTGTGTCCGGTTAGTCCTTGTTTTGAACACCAACAAGAGGTTCAGTGACTGATTGTGAGGGTACACTTTCTCGTGGATGCCTGCCAACTAGATAAACTGTATTAAGACCACCAAACAGCACTCAAGTGGAAACAAATTTTAATTACTATACACTGGTAATTGGTCTTGAATAAGTGATAGGCTGTATTTACCCCCATTAGCAATGCCCTGAACCATTCAGTGCTTTCTGTGTAAACTGTGTATAATACATAaaaactaggttaattgaacatacctaaatatttaaattaaggaATGCAAACATTAAAATTGCATATCTAACTTAAGTTCAGCCCCTTGTCCATACCCATCATGATAGTTGCTAATTATGAtgtactttttttcttaaatactaCATAATACCAGGCAATTCTTTGTTACCTTTAAATATAGATATGTTGAATTGTGTGGTGTTTCTTTTATTATAGTTGTAAGTAATTTAATTGTTGTAAACTTTCACTTAGTTTTTATATGAATTTTAATaactttacattttctttttacccatCCACATAGCCTTTCTGAGGTGTACTTCTGGGGTGGAGGCGGCTTGCTGCAAGCTTAGGTGGATTGCAAAAATTAGCaaatttcattatttgtttttttatttatttgtgtttataCTTCTAGTTTTCATATATCTTCATGGACTGTCTGGAATACTCAGTATTCCATATGATGTTACATATGTATCTGAGGTAATCTGAACTGAATGAGATGGAACTAGATAAgagtgtcatcagcatattgtgacaggtttcagagtagcagccgtgttagtctgtattcgcaaaaagaaaaggagtacttgtggcaccttagagactaacaaatttattagagcataagctttcgtgagctacagctcactccatcagatgcatttagtggaaaaaacagaggggagtgagctgtagctcacgaaagcttacgctctaataaatttgttagtctctaaggtgccacaagtactccttttcttttagcatattGTGAAGGACCTTTAAGCCTGATCTCTTTACTTGCCCTCCTAATGGCCTACTTTATGTTGACTAGTAAGTATGACAAAGTAAAAGCCCTAGGGACAGAAGAGCGGTGCCTCCTACTACCCTCTGAGCTTGAGGAATGAAACCACCTAAGGGcagacccatccactcctaatAGAATATGTAGATAGACTAGAACATTCATGACATCAGAGGTAGCTAATGTCAGCATGGACACCTGTATGTTTATCCAGCACCGAGAAGGAATTGAGCACTACAGTGTAGACTTCTGCTAAAGTGATGGGAGGATTTTTCCATTGCTCTAGTAAATCCATTCACTGGAGAAGTGGTAGCTAGATCAACAAAAGAATTTTTCATTGATCTAGTtgcatctacagtgggggttaggtagacctaactacatcacacagtgtagatcaggcctctgAGTGATATTGACCAGTGGGTGAGTCTCCATTTCATGTTCTCAGGCATTTCCTGGTACTTGTAAAAAGGTCCAGGATGGCTTCTAATGGTGGAATTCTTCTTTCTGGACTGGAAAATTGTCTCAGTAACTTGGGAACGTCAATGAAACTCATTCAGTCATAGATACTCTGCAAGTAACTGGGTAGCAGTTTTTTATAGGAGTACTATGGTTTTAGTTACTTCAAAAAGGGACACAGGACTTCCTTATTCACACTGTCTTCCATGGCTGATTGTCTTGCGTTCTTAAAAATCACGTACCAATTTATTGATGTACAATTATCAACATTAACtgtcttcccccccatcccccaacaaTTAATGTGAAATCAAGGAATCCTGAATCTCTGCTCTTTACTCTTTCAGGAAAGGGGACTACCACAGGTACCTAGCTGAGTTTGCCACAGGAAATGACAGGAAGGAGGCTGCAGAGAATAGCCTGGTGGCTTATAAAGCAGCTAGTGATATTGCAATGACAGAACTTCCGCCAACACATCCCATCCGCTTAGGTCTTGCTCTCAACTTCTCTGTATTTTACTATGAAATTCTTAATTCCCCTGACCGTGCCTGCAGGTAAGTAATGTCTGAGGAGATTGGAAGGTTtcttaaatataaaatcagctaCAGTGGTAGCACATATAGCTTGCAAATTTGAATATCTGCGCCTTTTGAGCAATATGGTGGGTTTCCTTGTTTTCTGCTGTATATAAGTTGAAAAACTTTCTAATAAATTAACCACATAGGCACAGAAGAGAAGCCCTGAAACTTCACCCAGTGTTAGGGCTCTATCGTGTGCATCTTTTAATTCATTCAGGAGTTGGCGCGCATTCAAGGAGTACAGATTAATTCATTTATTTGGGAGGAGATTATTTGGGAGAAACACAAAAGTGACAAAGCAGAGAGTGGTTAACTAATTTGTAAAAATATGAACTTAACTTTTCAGGGATGAATACttcaagtagggctgtcaagcaattaaaaaaattaatctcgattaatcacgctgttaaataaatggtattctatttttaaatatttttagatgtgttcaacattttcaaatatattgatttaaattataacaatacaaagtgtacagtgctcactttatatttttattgcaaatatttgcactgtaaaaaacaaaataaatagtatttttcagttcacctaatacaagtactgtagtataatctctttattgtgaaagttgaacttagaaatgcagaattatgtacaaaaaataactgcattcaaaaataaaacagtataaaactttagagcctacaagtccactcaatcctatttttggttcagccaatcactcaaacaagtttgtttacatttgtagaagataatgctgcctgcttcttgttcacaatgtcacctgaaaatgagtaCAACTATTCACAtgccactgttgtagctggtgttggaagatatttacatgccagatgcactaatgattcacatgtcccttgatgcttcaaccaccattccagaggacatctgtccatgctgatgatgggttttgcttgctaacaatccaaagcagtgcagactgacacatgttcattttcattatctgagtcagatcccaccagcagaaggttgagtctctttgtgtgtggggggggggggggggagggtgttcaggttctgtaattttctcatcagtgttgctcttttaagacttctgaaagcatgatctgctccacacctcatccctctcagattttggaaggcacttcagagtcttaaatcTTGAGTTGACTGCTGTAGCTttatttagaaatctcacattggtaccttctttgtgttttgtcaaatctgcagcaaaagtagTCTTAAAATGAACGTGTGCTGGGTCGTCATCTGAGACTacaataacatgaaatatatggcagaatgcaggtaaaatagagccagagaAGTACAATGcgcctttcccccccactcccccccagagatcagtcacaaatttaattaacgcattttttttaatgagcctcatcagcatggaagcatgtcctctagaatggtggctgaagcatgaaggggcatacaaatgtttagcatagctggcatgtaaataccttgcaattagggatgtaaaatgttaaccagTAAGCATTAGTCTACTGGTTTACCTAGAGGACATTAACCTCTGGGCTGGCCGGTCTCAGTAGCCCCGTGCCAGCCAGCGAGGCCCCAGCTGCACCGCCCGGCCAGAGCAGTGCAGCCTGGCCAGTGCTGCGACAGCCTGGCCGGCCCTTTAATCGGTTAACcgtttaaatgtaattttttaattgtttcagtcgttaacttttttaaacagtatttacaTCCCTACTTGCAATGTGGGCTACTAAAGTCCCATGCAaacgccttttctcactttctggtgacaatgcaaataagtgggcagcattatcttccataaatgtaaacaaacttgttttaacgattggctgaacaagtaggactgagtggacttgtagactctaaagttttagattgtttttgtttttgagtgcagttatgtaactcaaatctacatttgtaaattgcactttcatgatcgAGATGGCACTACAgtaattgtatgaggtgaactgaaaaattctgtttttacagtgcaaatatttgtaataaaaaaatatagtgagcagtgtacacttcatattttgtgttgtaattgaaattggtatatttgaaaatatatagaaaaacatccaaaaatatttaatttcaattggtatttaacagtgccattaaaaaaaatcagcggattaatttttttgttaattgaaTGAGTTAACTGatttaattgacagccctaaattaaAGCAATTACAGTTTTTAATTAAAGGCCATTAAATCTATTTTCAAGTTTACTAATAAAGcagtgaatttttattttcaatatacAGCAGGATCTAGTGTATAAGAGGgtagccccagctggagcaccctcctgtggCAGGCCATGGCACAATCTGTGTGCCTGCCTCCATTCCCCTTTCAGAATCCCTAGTAACTCTTTTCATGCTGTCCTGCTCAAACAGCCCTCCTTGGAACCAGTTTATGATAAAAAAACATTGTACAAATGGTCCAGAACATCCCACCCCATAGTCCATTTGTCATCACAGTGCAAGTAGTCACTAAAATCCCAAGATGCCTTGTCCCTCAGTGTGACGTATATCATACACCAGTGTCTTCAGCCACACCTGGACTCTTTGTCAGTTCTCCTCTGCCAGGACAGCCGCCTCAGCCCTTCCAGCTAGAGTGCCACCCCACTCTTATCAGTGGGAATGCCCACAAACTCTTCGCTGAAAGCTCATCTTTACCTTggagcatccctcactcccctGGCCCTCTCATTGTTCCCCTGTATCCAGCTTTCTGGTCTGGAAACATCAGCTGGTATGCttctctgctgctcccctgtctTCAGCCCTTGCCTTTGGCTCTCTGACTTAGAGCCAGCAAGCACCTCCCTCTGCCGCTGTCTGGCATCCAGCCCTGGATCAGGGATGCTAACCAACAAATCTCTCTTGCTCTCGCCTGCCTTGAGTCTTCTCCAGGGAACCACatagtcttctggctctggcagCTCACCTGTCCCTTTCCCAGTTGACTCAGTGGGTGATCTTAAGTGAGCCCTCACTGACTTGGTCTCTTCTCTCTAAGTCCCAGGTACCCTCTTTTAAGCTCAATTGGAGTTAGCTGATGAGGCATAGGAGCATTGGCTCTCGCTTTATTAAAGGCCCAGTGTCACCCTGTGACATAGCATCCAAGTgactttgaaagtcaatgggatgtaaGCTGTTAagtatttaggtgcttttgaaaattttacctaaaAGCTGTAGGTGTGGTCTCgttaactgaatttaaaaaatcttgtttGTTCAATAAACAAGTTAAGCTGGATACCTTTATAGGTGTTTGTTTTATGACATCTTGTATATTAATCTGATTAATATTTGTAGGTTGGCAAAAGCAGCTTTTGATGATGCTATTGCAGAACTGGATACACTGAGTGAAGAAAGTTATAAAGACTCTACGCTTATCATGCAGTTGTTACGTGATAACCTGACACTATGGACTTCAGATATGCAGGGTGATGGTAAGTAGACTTCTGCTGTAAAATGCTGCTCCACCCTTTATCTCCCAAAAAAATTCAAGTTTAAGCTAAAGGGTACCTGCAAGCATGTAGGTGTGGGGTGGATTTGGACTTGTGCACTtctttgactgttttttttttttttttttacaactgaCCATAGTAAATTTCTATCTTCCCTTCTTATGTTGGATGACTTCATGGAGATGAAACTAGTGTACATTGGGAGTTTTTCTTAGCCCTCAATTGAAGGGATATGTTGAATCCTTAAGAGAGGTTTTCT
It includes:
- the YWHAE gene encoding 14-3-3 protein epsilon isoform X4, whose translation is MVESMKKVAGMDVELTVEERNLLSVAYKNVIGARRASWRIISSIEQKEENKGGEDKLKMIREYRQMVETELKLICCDILDVLDKHLIPAANTGESKVFYYKMKGDYHRYLAEFATGNDRKEAAENSLVAYKAASDIAMTELPPTHPIRLGLALNFSVFYYEILNSPDRACRLAKAAFDDAIAELDTLSEESYKDSTLIMQLLRDNLTLWTSDMQGDGEEQNKEALQDVEDENQ
- the YWHAE gene encoding 14-3-3 protein epsilon isoform X1 — protein: MDDREDLVYQAKLAEQAERYDVRRFPSPFCASMNICSGKRKQKLDSSREMVESMKKVAGMDVELTVEERNLLSVAYKNVIGARRASWRIISSIEQKEENKGGEDKLKMIREYRQMVETELKLICCDILDVLDKHLIPAANTGESKVFYYKMKGDYHRYLAEFATGNDRKEAAENSLVAYKAASDIAMTELPPTHPIRLGLALNFSVFYYEILNSPDRACRLAKAAFDDAIAELDTLSEESYKDSTLIMQLLRDNLTLWTSDMQGDGEEQNKEALQDVEDENQ
- the YWHAE gene encoding 14-3-3 protein epsilon isoform X2, with translation MDDREDLVYQAKLAEQAERYDVRRFPSPFCASMNICSGKRKQKLDSSREMVESMKKVAGMDVELTVEERNLLSVAYKNVIGARRASWRIISSIEQKEENKGGEDKLKMIREYRQMVETELKLICCDILDVLDKHLIPAANTGESKVFYYKMKGDYHRYLAEFATGNDRKEAAENSLVAYKAASDIAMTELPPTHPIRLGLALNFSVFYYEILNSPDRACRLAKAAFDDAIAELDTLSEESYKDSTLIMQLLRDNLTLWTSDMQGDDS
- the YWHAE gene encoding 14-3-3 protein epsilon isoform X3 yields the protein MDDREDLVYQAKLAEQAERYDEMVESMKKVAGMDVELTVEERNLLSVAYKNVIGARRASWRIISSIEQKEENKGGEDKLKMIREYRQMVETELKLICCDILDVLDKHLIPAANTGESKVFYYKMKGDYHRYLAEFATGNDRKEAAENSLVAYKAASDIAMTELPPTHPIRLGLALNFSVFYYEILNSPDRACRLAKAAFDDAIAELDTLSEESYKDSTLIMQLLRDNLTLWTSDMQGDGEEQNKEALQDVEDENQ